A genome region from Bacteroidota bacterium includes the following:
- a CDS encoding biotin/lipoyl-binding protein, with amino-acid sequence MAYEVKINDKLAKVELRTRVSNNVEIFIDGQKYDADVVMVERGVYSIILNGISYNVELIENGSSKNYLVNTLYDSFEIEVIDAESKYLKSRLKDLGDDSKVISTPMPGKVVKVLVKPGDNVKAGDTVIIISAMKMESEYKVKKDRIIKEVLVKEGDIVDGHQALIVIE; translated from the coding sequence ATGGCGTATGAAGTAAAAATAAACGATAAACTGGCAAAAGTTGAACTCCGCACCCGTGTAAGCAATAACGTTGAAATATTTATCGATGGCCAAAAATACGATGCCGATGTGGTCATGGTCGAACGGGGCGTTTATTCAATAATTTTGAACGGAATTTCGTATAATGTAGAGTTGATTGAAAATGGATCGAGTAAAAATTATTTAGTAAATACCCTATACGATTCGTTCGAAATAGAAGTCATTGATGCTGAAAGCAAGTATCTGAAAAGCAGGCTGAAAGATCTGGGAGATGATTCAAAAGTGATCTCTACCCCTATGCCCGGAAAAGTGGTGAAGGTTTTAGTGAAACCAGGAGATAATGTAAAGGCAGGTGATACTGTGATCATTATTTCGGCCATGAAAATGGAAAGCGAATATAAAGTTAAAAAAGACAGGATAATAAAAGAAGTACTGGTTAAAGAGGGGGACATCGTGGATGGTCACCAGGCTTTAATTGTCATCGAATAA